In Ignavibacteriota bacterium, one genomic interval encodes:
- a CDS encoding ASCH domain-containing protein, which produces MKILSIKQPWAWLIVEGLKDVENRTWYTNFRGKFLVHAGKSFDDLGYYYLLHWGNTKEKKAISEMLPSKSDFYKGGIVGISEVVNCVTKSESIWFEGPFGFMLGESRPLDFIPLKGKLGFFESEELKIFTAKSCKILKDNSVKIAEDEMMEGGTGGSRE; this is translated from the coding sequence GTGAAAATTCTAAGTATAAAACAGCCGTGGGCATGGCTGATTGTTGAAGGGTTAAAAGATGTTGAGAATAGAACTTGGTACACGAATTTCAGAGGTAAGTTTTTAGTTCATGCAGGAAAGAGCTTTGATGATTTGGGATATTATTACTTGCTTCATTGGGGTAATACGAAAGAGAAAAAGGCTATTTCAGAGATGCTCCCATCAAAATCGGATTTTTATAAAGGCGGGATAGTTGGGATAAGTGAAGTAGTTAATTGTGTTACAAAAAGTGAAAGTATTTGGTTTGAAGGTCCGTTTGGTTTTATGTTGGGAGAAAGCCGACCTTTAGATTTTATTCCTCTTAAAGGCAAATTAGGATTTTTTGAATCAGAGGAGTTAAAAATATTTACAGCAAAGAGTTGCAAAATATTAAAAGATAACAGCGTAAAAATTGCTGAAGATGAAATGATGGAAGGCGGCACCGGAGGAAGCAGAGAATGA
- a CDS encoding ParB/RepB/Spo0J family partition protein, which yields MTEKKFKESFKILPVEDIIPSRTNPRKEFNQLKLNELAESIKSNGVIQPVIVRKNGEPKNKYELVSGERRLKASRLAGLEEIPAIIKDLTDEQVWEIQIIENLQRVDIHPLHEAEGFKRVIDSGKYTKELLAAKVGKSRSYISQRIKLNDLTVEAKNKFYEGKILLGHALIIAKLQEKDQKEVLSWRITNTSVEELENTVKQRFLSRIADAPFNPEDQGLAPEMGKCSACYMRSGFDPSLFPELKEDDYCTFRKCYDEKIIGSY from the coding sequence ATGACTGAGAAAAAATTTAAAGAGAGTTTTAAAATATTGCCGGTTGAGGATATTATCCCTAGCAGAACCAATCCGAGAAAAGAATTTAACCAGCTGAAGCTAAACGAACTTGCTGAATCAATAAAAAGCAACGGCGTAATTCAGCCGGTTATTGTAAGAAAGAACGGAGAGCCAAAAAATAAATATGAATTGGTTTCCGGAGAAAGAAGATTGAAAGCCAGCCGGCTTGCGGGCTTGGAAGAGATTCCCGCAATAATTAAAGACCTAACAGATGAGCAAGTTTGGGAGATCCAAATCATTGAAAATCTTCAGAGAGTAGATATTCATCCTCTTCATGAAGCAGAAGGGTTTAAACGTGTAATTGATTCCGGGAAGTACACAAAGGAATTACTTGCGGCCAAGGTAGGGAAAAGCAGAAGCTATATTTCCCAGAGAATAAAGTTGAACGATCTCACGGTTGAAGCGAAGAATAAATTTTATGAAGGAAAAATACTGTTAGGTCATGCTCTAATAATCGCAAAGCTTCAAGAGAAAGATCAGAAAGAAGTTTTGAGCTGGAGGATAACAAACACTTCGGTTGAGGAGCTTGAAAATACAGTAAAGCAAAGATTTTTATCACGTATTGCGGACGCGCCGTTTAATCCGGAGGATCAAGGATTGGCGCCGGAGATGGGAAAGTGCTCCGCATGCTACATGAGAAGCGGATTTGATCCAAGCTTATTTCCGGAGTTGAAGGAAGATGATTACTGCACGTTCAGAAAATGTTATGATGAAAAAATTATCGGCTCATATTGA
- a CDS encoding helix-turn-helix transcriptional regulator — protein sequence MMAKEKGLTKREIEILSEVMEGKTSREIGEELFIAEGTVKRHRDNLMKKIGAKNLMEVIKILVK from the coding sequence ATGATGGCAAAAGAAAAAGGTTTGACAAAAAGAGAGATTGAAATACTAAGTGAAGTAATGGAAGGAAAAACGAGCAGAGAAATCGGGGAAGAGTTGTTTATAGCTGAAGGAACAGTAAAAAGGCACCGTGATAACTTGATGAAGAAAATCGGCGCAAAAAATTTAATGGAAGTAATAAAAATTTTGGTGAAATAA